In the genome of Bacillus thuringiensis, the window CTTCTGCAATGTTGTATGGATTAGACATTAATGTTTTTACTTGGTTACCGAAAATATCATCTAATTGACGAAGACGTTCTGCACTTAAGTCGATGATTGTTACATCTGCACCTAAACCTACTGCAATCTTAGCTGCATTTGTACCAGCTTGACCACCGCCGATGATTGTTACTTTGCCGCGTTTTACCCCTGGAACGCCTGCAAGTAAAATACCTTTACCGCCTTTGTTTTTCTCAAGGAATTGTGCACCGATTTGTGCAGACATACGACCAGCTACTTCACTCATAGGTGCAAGTAATGGTAAAGAACGATTGTCTAATTGTACTGTTTCGTATGCGATTGATGCAACTTTGTTATCGATTAATGCTTTCGTTAATTCTGGCTCTGGAGCTAAGTGTAAGTATGTGAATAAAATTAAACCTTCACGGAAATAGCCGTATTCACTTGCTACTGGCTCTTTTACCTTCATAACCATATCTTGATTCCATGCTTCTTCAGCAGTTTCTACAAGTTTCGCACCAGCTTGTACGTATTCTTCATCCGTAAAGCCAGATCCTAAACCTGCTCCTTTTTGAACAAAAACTTCATGACCATTTTGTACTAAATGTACTGCTCCCGCTGGCGTCATTGCCACACGGTTTTCATTGTTTTTAATTTCTGTTGGAATACCGATACGCATGATTAGTTCCCCCTTGAGTTATGAAATGACCCCTGAATCATTTTTTAAAGCGCTTTCTACGCTTTTATATTTTAACATAATATCTCAATATTTGACAAAAAAATAATACAAGTTTTCCGATAGATTTAATTTTATATTAAAGGACAGTATTATCCGCACCTATCAGCACAATGGATAAACTGTCCAATTATTCGAAACTTCATCATATTTTATTCTATCGATGTCTATGAATAACATCCACTGCACCAGTCACTTCGATAATTGTACCGGTAATCATATCGGAATCGTCCTCACATAAAAACGAAATGGTTCTTGCAATATCTTCACCTGTTCCAGATCTACCAATCGGTGTGTTATGCTCTTTTAGCTGACGTGCTTCTTGAATAGTTGCCTCTTTCATATCGCCAATAATATCACCAGGACATACCATGTTCGCAGTAATACCATACTCCGCTTCTTCATAAGCAACTGTTTTCGTTAATGAAACAAGTCCTACTTTCGCTGCCGCAAAAGCTGAGCGATAAATCCATCCCGGTGCACTATCCGCCCCTTGAAATCCGTAATTAATAATACGGCCAAAGTTCTGTTTTCTCATGACCGGAACGACAAGTTTTAATAAATGAAATACCGCTGTTAAATTTCCCTGAATCATTTCATTCCATTCATCTTCTTCATAATCAACTAACTTTTTTCGTTCAAATACATATGGACCAGCATTATTAATTAAGAAATCAATTTTGCCAAAACGGCTTATCGCTTCTTCTACTATTTTATGTAAATCTTCCTTTTTCGTGACATCCGCTTGCACGAATTGTAGACGCTCTTCCATATTTTTATATGTTTCTTTCAACTTTTCCATAGCCGTGATATCGCTATGATACGTTACTGTTACTGAATATCCTTTAGCCAATAACTTTTCTGTTACTTGCTTTCCTAAACCTTTCGTACCGGCTGTAATGAGCGCGTGTCTCACAAAACTGCCTCCTTTTAAATTGCTATACTTCATATGTAACAAGTTCTCGCTCCAATTACAACTAAAATGAATTGAAACAGAGTTTTCAAAATTCTGTAACGTTTCTGGCAAGCACGTTACCAAAATTTGTTTTATAATTAAGTTGTAAACAGTTATAAAACAGATTGGGAGGAATTGACTATGAATAATACATATACAAATATTTTAATCGCGGTGGATGGTTCTAAAGAAGCAGAAAAAGCCTTTAAAAAAGCAATTCAAGTCGCAAAGCGCAACAATGCAACATTAACAATCGCTCATATCGTTGATGTAAAAGCGTACTCAGCAGTAGAGGCTTATAGCCGTGCAATTGCTGAACGTGCAAATCTATTTGCAGAAGACTTATTAGAAGACTACAAAAAAACTGCGCTTGAAGCTGGTCTTGAAAAAATTGAAACTGTATTAGAATTTGGTAATCCTAAATCTAAAATTTCAAAAGAAATCGCTCCAAACCATAAAGTAGATTTAATTATGTGTGGTGCGACTGGTTTAAATGCGGTTGAACGCTTCCTAATCGGTAGCGTCTCTGAACATATTATTCGCTATGCGAAATGCGATGTCCTTGTTGTTCGTGGTGATGAGGAGCAAGGTGATCTTTAATTTATAGATAAAACACCAAGTCCACATAGGCTTGGTGTTTTTCATTTTATCAACTTCACTATAAACACAAGACATGCTACGACAACAACGGTAATTGCCAATACATAAGGCGGCAGAAACTTCAAAGACCATAATGCCATCATGATTGTCGCAACTGTTAAATACGTTTGCTTTGCATCTTCTGTCATTTTTTTACGAAGTAAGAAGACGTACAAATAGCCAATTGGCGGCGTAATGAAGCAAAGAACATATATGATTTTTGATTTTAAATACCATTTTTGTTCTCCAAGTTTCTTTATATCCCCTTCTATTCTCTTATGCTCTTGTTCTCTCGCTTCTTCTAAAAGTGGATTTTCCTCTTCTCCTCGCTTTTCTTTCATATAAGGAAGAAAGTGCATAAAAAAATAGTATGCGAATACGAACGCGCCAAATCCAATATTTAATCTTTCTAATGGAATATGCTCACTAAAAAAAGCAGCAGTAAGCACTAAAGACAAACAGTACGTCATCATCCAAAATGAACGTTTTCTCTTTTTCCGTTCCATTTCTTTTTTACCTTGTATATCTTTTCTTTTCGAAAGCCATATAGAAATAAAGCAATCTACTACAAATAGAATAAAGATAAATATCCCAACGTCTACTGTTTCTACATCCTTAAATGAAAAGACATTCGGGAATGCAGCGTGTAATACGATTAGCGTGTACAAAATTACCCCTATAAAATAAAGTGAAACTTTAATCAGTGGGGTTTTGTTCCTCCCCCACTGATTATTAGTTGAACCAATCGGGCTTTTACGGGCAGTTGATCCCCACCTAACTTCTTTCCTTTCGCTGAATTTTGAGGTCGGGGTCTTACTGCCCGTTAATGCGGGATAAATACGTCTCATTTTTCATCCCTTTCTTATTTCCTAACATTACGTTAACATACATTTTTTAGAAATAGACGGACAAAATATATATGTGTAAAAAAGGAGGATGCTATATGGATGATTCTGAACGCATTATTTTAGACGTGAACGGAAAAGAAATTGAAATGCTAGATACAATCCGCACTCATTTTAAAGAGAAACATGGCGTTGAACTAAGTAATGGTGCATTGCTTCGTGATTTGATGGATATTGAGTATATTCGAATTACAGAAGATCGACATAAGTATGATTAAAAGAAAAACGACTGCAGGCGAATGCCATCAGTCGTTTTCTTTCTTCATTTAAGCTCTTGATGTTTCCCGCCCATACCACCAGGCTCATTGCTATCTTGGTGTACAGTTAGTTTATTTGTTTTCGTATCTTTTAAAACTCTATATGTATATGATTCATTTGGTTCATCTTTAAACTGTACATTCATACCATATGAATCCATTTTGCTATAAAAGGCCGGTTTTATATATAAAATATCACTTTCTTTATATCCTTTATCTTGCAAATGCCACATCGTTGCGATAATCGCTTCCTCTCGCTTTTCTTTTTCACCAACATACATATATTTGTCCAAAAGAAACACTTTAGCATTTGCAATTAAGCTAATTAACAGTACAATGATAAACACTATTTTTTTCATAGACTTCCCCTAAATTGTTATTTTTTACTACATTGTAACTTAAATGCTAGTAAAAAATAAAGTACGCCAGACTTTACTAGACTGGCGTACTTCCCAACTCAATTCTTAATAACTTCTTTCGTTAACCCCTTCGCCTTCTCCAAAGCGTTTTTGATTTGTTCAAATCCTGTCCCACCAGCACTATTACGACGCTTTACAGCCGCATATGGTGAAAGAACTTCATACAAATCTTCTTCAAATAAAGAGCTCATTTCTTGATATGTTTCAAGCGGGACATCTAATAAATAAATTCCTTTTTGTGTGCAATGTAGCACTAACTTCCCAACAATTTCATGAGCTTGACGGAATGGTAGTCCTTTGTTTGCTAAGTAGTCGGCAATTTCTGTTGCGTTGGAGAAATCTTGCGTCACAGCTTGCCCCATTTTTTCTTTGTTTACAGTCATCGTTTCAAGCATGCCCGCCATAATATGAAGGCATCCTTCTACTGTTTTCACTGTATCAAACATTCCTTCTTTATCTTCTTGTAAGTCTTTATTGTAAGCGAGTGGTAATCCTTTCATTACTGTAAGTAAACTGAATAAATTACCGTATACTCTGCCAGTTTTCCCACGGATTAGTTCCGCCATATCCGGATTTTTCTTTTGCGGCATAATGCTGCTTCCTGTCGCGTATTGATCGCTCATTTCAATAAATTGAAACTCTTGGCTACTCCATAAAATAAGTTCTTCACAAAAACGTGATAAGTGCATCATAAGCATAGATGAATTACTTAAAAACTCTAGTATGAAATCACGATCACTTACTGCATCTAAACTATTTTCATAAATTCCATTAAATCCAAGAAGTTCCGCACTATATTCTCGGTCGATCGGGAATGTCGTCCCAGCTAGCGCTCCTGCTCCTAATGGGGAGATATTAATACGCTTTAATGAATCTTCATAACGATTCACATCACGCTCTAACATCCAAAAGTAAGCAAGAATATGATGAGCAAATGAAATCGGCTGAGCACGTTGCAAATGCGTATAGCCAGGCATAATGGTTTCAATATTATTTTCTGCTTGATGAACAAGAACAGTTTGCAATTGTTTTGTAGCTTTTATAATATGTTCTACCTTTTCTTTTAAATACAAATGCATATCTGTCGCCACTTGATCGTTACGACTTCGGCCTGTATGAAGTTTCCCTCCTACTTCACCGATTTTTTCAATTAACATCTTTTCAATATTTAAATGAATATCTTCAGCTTCAACCGAAAAATGCAATTTATTTTGTTTCGCTTCTTCTAATAAATATTGAAGACCTATCTTTATTTTCTCCGCCTCTTCTTTCGTAACGATGCCTTGCTTTGCTAGCATCGTTACGTGTGCAATACTCCCGTTTATATCTTGATTTACTAATTGTTGATCGAAGGAGATGGATGCTCCGAACTCTTCAACCCATGCTTCCGCTTCTTCTGTAAAACGTCCGCCCCAAAGTTTGCTCACGCTTCCACCTTCTTTTGATTCACTTGGCTGTATACTTTCGTCGGTAAACCGAATAATGAAATGAATCCAACTGCTGCATCATGATTAAATTCATCTTGAGCAGTATATGTTGCTAATTTTTCATCGTATAAAGAGTATTCAGATTTACGTCCTTCTACAATCGCATGACCTTTAAATAATTTTACACGCACTGTACCTGTTACATTCTTTTGTGTTTCTTGTAAAAATGCATGAAGCGCTTGTTTTAAAGGTGAGAACCATAAACCGTTATAAATAAGTTCTGTTATTTTCTGTTCAATCACTGGTTTAAAATGCGCTACTTCTTTTACGTGTGTTAAATCTTCCAACTCTTTATGCGCAGTGATTAACGTCATTGCTGCTGGACATTCGTATACTTCACGAGATTTAATACCGACAAGACGATTTTCTACGTGATCAATACGTCCAACGCCGTGTTTTCCAGCAAGCGCATTTAACGTTTTAATTAATTCTGAAAGTGAATATGCAGTGCCATTTAAAGTCGTCGGTACGCCTGCTTCAAATCCGATTTCTACAAACTCTGGTTTATTCGGTGTATCTTCTAACGCTAATGTCATCTCATATGCATCTTCTGGTGGCGCTGCCCATGGATCTTCTAAAATTCCACATTCGTTGCTGCGTCCCCATAAGTTTTGATCAATTGAAAATGGGCTATCTAAATGAATCGGAATCGGCACATCATTTTCTTTTGCATATGCAATTTCTTCTTCACGTGACCACTTCCATTCGCGTACAGGCGCAATCACTTCTAAGTAAGGATTTAATGCTTGAATAGAAACTTCAAAACGAACTTGATCATTTCCCTTTCCTGTACATCCGTGTGCAACTGCAGTTGCGCCTTCTTGTTCTGCGATTTCTACTAATTTCTTCGCAATAAGCGGACGAGATAATGCAGAGACAAGAGGGTATTTCCCTTCGTATAATGTGTGTGCTTGCATCGCCATCAATGCATATTCATTCGCGAATTCTTCTTGAACATCAATCATATATGATTTAATTGCACCTACTGAAAGTGCCTTTTCTTTCACAAACCCTAAGTCTTTTCCTTCCCCTAAATCTAAACAAAGTGCGATAATATCATAATTCTTCTCTTGTAACCATTTAATTGCAACGGAAGTATCAAGACCTCCGGAATATGCTAATACAACTTTTTTCTTCTCCATTTTGCATCCCCCTAAAGAATAAATATTCATTTTCTTTTATAATAATTCACACTTTACCACCTTTCACAAAATGTATCAAGAGTCATTTTCAAATTTTTTCAAACAATTTCGTCGAACTTCTTTCTGTTTTTCTGTACAATATAAGCAGGACAACGGGGGTGAACTTATGGAAAATTATTTCTTATACGATGAACATCTAGGAATTGAAATTCCGCATTTACAAGAAGACTGGGAAGAAATCCCCGAAAAAATGCAACATGCTATTTTACTAAAATGGGAACAAGTTCGCGGGAAAATTCCTGATCGTATAAAAGAACTTGAGCACTATATTAATACAAAACAACATTATTTAAATAATGAAGAAGACTTCGAAGTTTCTTGTAAACTAAATTCAGAAATTGCCGATCTTGCTTCTATCATTAATGACCTTTGGCTTTGGTATCGACTCACTCAAAATGTATCTGAGGGGAAAGCACACCAATGAAAAAAGCATGCCCCTCAATTACTTTGGGTCATGCTTTTTTGTCGTAACAAGATTTACAATATATCTCTTGTGCTGTTTTCGCCAAACATACATCAAATGGACCAACTAATATACTTCTTTCTTTCGGCAACTTTACAAAAGCAACAAGCTCTTCTTCATATTGAATTTTTTTCTGACATGAAATGCATATTAATTCTTTTCTTTTGAACATGTCTTTTAGCATCTCTTCACTCTCCCCTTCATCTATCTATATTAATATACTCTCATAATAGTTAAGGATTGTAAAAAAATGACACATTCCGAATCGAATGCTTCATATACTATGTACAAAAGGAGGTCTCAAACCTATGCGCGCTTTCGTTATTATCGCTTTAACTTTTTTAAGTGTGATTAGTTGGGATGCGTTTTTTAAAGATAAAAATGATGAAAAGAATACAACTGAATAAAACCCTTTTTTCTTACTTATTGGACAAACCTTTACAAACTGTCCAATCCTCCAAAATAACTTAGGCTTTTCTACAAAAATATTTAAACATAACATTTTTTGTAGATTCCCTCCGTTTATTGTCGGTTTCCATCCGCATACATTTTTTAAAAGTATGATATAATAGTATAAATCTTGAAGGAAGGGATTTTGATATCATGATCGCTCGAAGGAGCATGTGGCATCGTATTGACGAATCATACACGTAGCGTATTTTTCAGCTCAGATACTTTAGTCTAGCGAAAAAAATACGAGAGTGGGGAAATTATGATTGCCCGAAGGATAATTTGGCAAAAAAAAGACTCTTCTTACACATAGCGTTTTGTTTAGGACTTAATTGTTACTAACTAAACAAAACAAAGAAGAGCAGGATTGCTAAATGACGAATCCTACTCCACGTTTTGTTTAGTCGTTTTAAGACTTAAACTAAAACGAAGGTAGGGAGAATTGATGGACGAGAGGATTATTCGTTATTTCTTCAGCGACATATAGCGTAGTTAGTTTTTTCGTAAACTAACTGAAAGCTACATGTGAGCTCGTAGTTAGTTTACAACACAAAAAGGACTACTAACTACGGAAAGAAGGAATAACGATGAGGAACATCCAAAGTCGGCAAATTATTAAAGAAATTTTTATGGTTTTAATCGGTTCATTTATTTTAGCAGCAGCGCTATATCATATTCACTTTCAAAACCACTTAACAGAAGGTGGATTTGTCGGAATTGCACTATTCATTCAAAACTTTTATGATATTTCACCATCTATTTCAACTGTAATCATGGATATCCCAATTATTTTACTGTGTGCTTCATTTTTAGGTAAAAAAATGGTTGGCTATTCATTCTTAGGTTCAATTTCATTCGGAGTATTTTATTCCTTTATGGAAAATTATTCTCCATTTACGGTAGATTTATCAAATAACTTATTTATAGCTGCAGTAGTTGGCGGTGCGTTAGCTGGTATTGGACTCGGTTTTATATTGCGATTTGGCGGTGCAACCGGTGGAGACGATATTTTAACAATTGTATTAAGTAAACGAACTCGTTTTACAATTGGGCAAATTTTCTTCGTCTTTGACGCGATTGTTCTTGCGCTTTCATTATATTATTTAAATTGGACTGAAATTGCTTTTACTATTCTTTCGATTGCCGTACAGGCCAAAACATTGGATTTAATTTATTATCCAAAAACAGAAAAAACAGCAGAAAAGCAGCCAGTATCTGTTCCAATGTCCAAAAAACATGCAACAAATTAAAAAAGCGAAAGGCTTCGGCCTCTCGCTTTTTTTACGCTCTTTTTTCTTTCTCGACTATATGGCGCACTTGATAAAATCTATTTGCAAATTCAGTAACATTTCTTGTTAAACGATAATTCACTGTAGATCCAATTGCCATTCCAATTACCGGAATACCTTGGAATAATTTACGACGAAGAGCATAAATCGAAAATGTCTTCAAAATTTGTTTTAACACAACTTCAGTAGAAGCTGTTTGTAACACTGCTTCGTCTCCTTCATAAAAGAACGAATCTTCTTGTTCCAGCTCTTGCAATAAATTGTACCATGCGTATTGCTGAAGTCTTCCTGGTAGTAATGACGCGTGAAACACCTTTAACGCAAGCATCATTTCATATGGCTTGTTCACATCATGCCCAAATGATGTTGCAATAAGTTGGACCGCCTTCACATTTAACGCGATCATAACCGGAAAATCCGCCGTTAATAATAATAAACCTCCAGCACCTGTCGCCCCGCCTTGCACAAATGAATATAGACGATGACGTGCTGTTTGCTGCTCTGCTATGTATGTTAACTGATCAATAGACAATGCTTTCAAATCTTCAAGCTGTTCAATCGATTCATCAAATAATCTCGATGTTCCTAAAATCCGATTACGTGCATCTAACTGTGCTTGTGAACTTTGAATAAATGCATGCAAATGAAAGAGCCATCCATCTGCTTTCGTGAAGAATTCTTTTCGCTTTTTCTCAGGTAATTTCGCAACTGTAGTATGTAACCATTTATCAAACACTTTTTGAAAATCGGTCGCTTCTTGCTCAACTAATTGCGCTTCCCATTCTTTTATATTGTCTAAAATGGCTTGTTCTCGCTTCGATCGCATCGTAACAACCACCTCGTTCGATTTTTTTCTATTGTAACATATTTCTGCTTATTCTTTACAAATATGCTTGTATATCTCTTTTCACATAACCTTTATGAGTGACATAAAATAATGGCAAAAAGGATGAGATGCTTCACATGAATCTATCCAATCTAAAACAAAATTATAACGCAGTATTCAGCTTAGGACAAAACTGTTGGCCTGCTTGGGCATTATATCAATTAGAATTATCACCATTTTTTGGCGTTATTGATTTTATGCTAAGTCCTTCATTAACGAAAGTAAATTTATTATTACAAAATCGATTTGACCGTTTTTTAAATTTCGAAAATCTATCCTTCATCTCATTTTGGGATGATGATGCCAAATTAAGATTAAGGGACAACCTTTATGAAATTGACTCCTGTCATGACTTTAAAACAGATGTAAACACACCAACTTCTTGGCCTTCTTATACAGAAATTAAGTTAAACTATGAACATCGAATTAATCGTTTTCTAACTACAATTGAAACGGCAGAATCCATATTGTTTATTCGAACTGGAGGAACATATGAAGAAGCATGTTCCCTAGAACAAATTTTATCTCAAATCGTTACACATACATTCTCTGTCCTATTACTAATTCCTGCCGATATACCAACTATCACCCAAGAAGATTGGGGATTACAACATACTTGCGTTATGAAATGTCCTATTATGGATGTATACCAATACAATGAAGCATTTTGGAAAGAGTTATTTGATGGAATTACAGTTAGACCGCACACTTAAATACACGATACTTTTATCACACCATACATTATAATCGTCCTTATACGAAACAAATAAGGAGTGATTCTATATGTATCCACGTGCAAAGGCTTTCGGTCTTGCTGTACATCAGGATCGCCTTCTCGTACAAGAATATCATACAGAAGGCGAAACATATTATCGTCCTCTTGGCGGTTCCATTGAACTTGGTGAAAAATCAGCACATACTGTTATTCTGGAGTTTAAAGAAGAGCTTCATACGGAGATAGAAATCATCAATTATTTAGGTTGTTTAGAAAATGTCTTTCATCTAGATGGGGGCATTGGTCATGAAATCATTCAACTATATTCTTTGCGTTTATTGGACACATCACTATATGAAATGAAAATATTAAATATACAAGATGAGCAAACAGTAGCGTATGCGAAATGGATTCCTATTACGGCATTCATTCAGAAAGAAAAAATACTATATCCAGATGGAGTTTTAAAATACATCCAAAAGAAAAAAGACGAAATCCTGTAGGATCTCGTCTTTCTTTTCATATATTAACCAATATCTCCAAGACGTAATACGTCACGAGCAATCATAACTTCTTCGTCAGTTGGAATTACGATAATTTTTACTGGAGAGTGTGGGAAGCTGATGAATGCTTCTTCACCGAATACGTTATTACGTTTTACATCGAAGTATACGCCCATGTACTCAAGGCCTTCTAATACACGCTCACGAATAATCGCACTGTTCTCACCTACACCAGCTGTAAAGATGATTGCGTCTACACCCTTCATACGAGCTGTGTAAGAACCGATGTATTTGTGGATACGGCTTACGAATACATCAAGTGCTACTTTCGCACGGTGGTCGCCTTCTTCTTCTTTCGCAATGATGTCACGTAGGTCACTAGAGTAACCAGTAAGACCTAACATACCACTCTTCTTGTTTAATACGTTAACTACTTCTTCTACTGTTTGGCCTGTTTTTTCCATGATGTATGGAATTAACGCAGGGTCAAGGTTACCAGAACGTGTACCCATTGTTACACCAGCAAGTGGAGTGAAGCCCATAGAAGTATCGATAGATTTACCGCCTTCTACTGCTGCGATACTTGCACCGTTACCTAAGTGACAAGAAAGTAAGCTTAAGCTTTCAATTGGACGACCTAATAATTCAGCCGCACGTTCAGTTACATATTTATGAGAAGTTCCGTGGAAACCGTATTTACGGATGCCGAATTTTTCATAGTACTCATATGGTAAGCTGTATAGGAATGCAGATTCCGGCATTGTTTGGTGGAATGCTGTATCGAATACTGCTACTGCTGGTACGTTTGGTAATACTTCTTTGAATGCTTTAATACCAACAACGTTTGCTGGGTTATGAAGTGGTGCTAAATCGCTTAATTCTTCGATATCAGCTAATACTTCATCAGTAATTAAAACAGAGTCAGCAAATTTTTCGCCGCCGTGAACAACACGGTGACCGATACCGCCAATCTCATCTAGAGATTTAACGATTCCGTTTTCAGTTAATTTTTTAAGAAGCATATTAACTGCTACTGCGTGATCTGGAATGTTTGTAATTTCTTTTTGTTTTTCGCCATCTACAGTAATAGTGAAGATACTATCTTCTAAACCGATACGTTCTACTAAACCTTTTGTTAATACTGTTTCACTTGGCATTTCAAATAATTGGAATTTTAAGGAAGAGCTTCCTGCGTTAATCGCGATGATTTTTGACATCTAGTCTTTCGCCCCTTTTTCTCTTGGTAGTTGTGTGGATGTTTCCACAAACCGCTCGATTTTATCTAATCAAATTTACTAAATATGAAAACGTTTCATCATTAGCAAATTTTATACTCACGATTTTAATTTAAACATCGTCCGACATATATTTCAAGTGAAAAAATTGTAACACCAAGAAAAAATATATATTACAGATTTCAAAAAAATTCAGTTAAATCTAGTATATATTTAAAAATATGACATATTATATAAAACTGTACTACATAAATCACTAACTCTGTTACATATACCCAGCTTTATTTATGTGTTGCAAACCAAGTATTTAATTGATCCATAATATTCTCCATCGCCTTCATGTTAGAGAATTTAGGCAACTCCACTAATAACGCCTGTTTTGGCATTGTTACATTAGAGCCTTTCTTTTGGAGAACAAATATACTTTTTGCATTTTTCTCGTTTTTAAACATGGAAACAGGAAGCTGTAATAACCCT includes:
- a CDS encoding DUF1796 family putative cysteine peptidase, coding for MNLSNLKQNYNAVFSLGQNCWPAWALYQLELSPFFGVIDFMLSPSLTKVNLLLQNRFDRFLNFENLSFISFWDDDAKLRLRDNLYEIDSCHDFKTDVNTPTSWPSYTEIKLNYEHRINRFLTTIETAESILFIRTGGTYEEACSLEQILSQIVTHTFSVLLLIPADIPTITQEDWGLQHTCVMKCPIMDVYQYNEAFWKELFDGITVRPHT
- a CDS encoding SDR family oxidoreductase: MKYSNLKGGSFVRHALITAGTKGLGKQVTEKLLAKGYSVTVTYHSDITAMEKLKETYKNMEERLQFVQADVTKKEDLHKIVEEAISRFGKIDFLINNAGPYVFERKKLVDYEEDEWNEMIQGNLTAVFHLLKLVVPVMRKQNFGRIINYGFQGADSAPGWIYRSAFAAAKVGLVSLTKTVAYEEAEYGITANMVCPGDIIGDMKEATIQEARQLKEHNTPIGRSGTGEDIARTISFLCEDDSDMITGTIIEVTGAVDVIHRHR
- a CDS encoding argininosuccinate synthase translates to MEKKKVVLAYSGGLDTSVAIKWLQEKNYDIIALCLDLGEGKDLGFVKEKALSVGAIKSYMIDVQEEFANEYALMAMQAHTLYEGKYPLVSALSRPLIAKKLVEIAEQEGATAVAHGCTGKGNDQVRFEVSIQALNPYLEVIAPVREWKWSREEEIAYAKENDVPIPIHLDSPFSIDQNLWGRSNECGILEDPWAAPPEDAYEMTLALEDTPNKPEFVEIGFEAGVPTTLNGTAYSLSELIKTLNALAGKHGVGRIDHVENRLVGIKSREVYECPAAMTLITAHKELEDLTHVKEVAHFKPVIEQKITELIYNGLWFSPLKQALHAFLQETQKNVTGTVRVKLFKGHAIVEGRKSEYSLYDEKLATYTAQDEFNHDAAVGFISLFGLPTKVYSQVNQKKVEA
- a CDS encoding EcsC family protein, which gives rise to MRSKREQAILDNIKEWEAQLVEQEATDFQKVFDKWLHTTVAKLPEKKRKEFFTKADGWLFHLHAFIQSSQAQLDARNRILGTSRLFDESIEQLEDLKALSIDQLTYIAEQQTARHRLYSFVQGGATGAGGLLLLTADFPVMIALNVKAVQLIATSFGHDVNKPYEMMLALKVFHASLLPGRLQQYAWYNLLQELEQEDSFFYEGDEAVLQTASTEVVLKQILKTFSIYALRRKLFQGIPVIGMAIGSTVNYRLTRNVTEFANRFYQVRHIVEKEKRA
- a CDS encoding DUF3139 domain-containing protein, producing the protein MKKIVFIIVLLISLIANAKVFLLDKYMYVGEKEKREEAIIATMWHLQDKGYKESDILYIKPAFYSKMDSYGMNVQFKDEPNESYTYRVLKDTKTNKLTVHQDSNEPGGMGGKHQELK
- a CDS encoding universal stress protein encodes the protein MNNTYTNILIAVDGSKEAEKAFKKAIQVAKRNNATLTIAHIVDVKAYSAVEAYSRAIAERANLFAEDLLEDYKKTALEAGLEKIETVLEFGNPKSKISKEIAPNHKVDLIMCGATGLNAVERFLIGSVSEHIIRYAKCDVLVVRGDEEQGDL
- a CDS encoding NUDIX hydrolase, whose product is MYPRAKAFGLAVHQDRLLVQEYHTEGETYYRPLGGSIELGEKSAHTVILEFKEELHTEIEIINYLGCLENVFHLDGGIGHEIIQLYSLRLLDTSLYEMKILNIQDEQTVAYAKWIPITAFIQKEKILYPDGVLKYIQKKKDEIL
- the ald gene encoding alanine dehydrogenase is translated as MRIGIPTEIKNNENRVAMTPAGAVHLVQNGHEVFVQKGAGLGSGFTDEEYVQAGAKLVETAEEAWNQDMVMKVKEPVASEYGYFREGLILFTYLHLAPEPELTKALIDNKVASIAYETVQLDNRSLPLLAPMSEVAGRMSAQIGAQFLEKNKGGKGILLAGVPGVKRGKVTIIGGGQAGTNAAKIAVGLGADVTIIDLSAERLRQLDDIFGNQVKTLMSNPYNIAEAVKESDLVIGAVLIPGAKAPKLVTEEMIQSMEPGSVVVDIAIDQGGIFETTDRITTHDNPTYEKHGVVHYAVANMPGAVPRTSTLALTNVTVPYAVQIANKGYKDACLGNTALLKGINTLDGYVTFEAVAEAHGLQYADAKELLEKAPALS
- the argH gene encoding argininosuccinate lyase, which codes for MSKLWGGRFTEEAEAWVEEFGASISFDQQLVNQDINGSIAHVTMLAKQGIVTKEEAEKIKIGLQYLLEEAKQNKLHFSVEAEDIHLNIEKMLIEKIGEVGGKLHTGRSRNDQVATDMHLYLKEKVEHIIKATKQLQTVLVHQAENNIETIMPGYTHLQRAQPISFAHHILAYFWMLERDVNRYEDSLKRINISPLGAGALAGTTFPIDREYSAELLGFNGIYENSLDAVSDRDFILEFLSNSSMLMMHLSRFCEELILWSSQEFQFIEMSDQYATGSSIMPQKKNPDMAELIRGKTGRVYGNLFSLLTVMKGLPLAYNKDLQEDKEGMFDTVKTVEGCLHIMAGMLETMTVNKEKMGQAVTQDFSNATEIADYLANKGLPFRQAHEIVGKLVLHCTQKGIYLLDVPLETYQEMSSLFEEDLYEVLSPYAAVKRRNSAGGTGFEQIKNALEKAKGLTKEVIKN
- a CDS encoding YitT family protein translates to MRNIQSRQIIKEIFMVLIGSFILAAALYHIHFQNHLTEGGFVGIALFIQNFYDISPSISTVIMDIPIILLCASFLGKKMVGYSFLGSISFGVFYSFMENYSPFTVDLSNNLFIAAVVGGALAGIGLGFILRFGGATGGDDILTIVLSKRTRFTIGQIFFVFDAIVLALSLYYLNWTEIAFTILSIAVQAKTLDLIYYPKTEKTAEKQPVSVPMSKKHATN